In Paenibacillus ihbetae, the following are encoded in one genomic region:
- a CDS encoding alkaline phosphatase family protein, which produces MAQRVVILGIDGAGGFIRQADAPHLHALLQSGAYTYEARTVYPSISAECWGSLLYGLSPDRHGFNNDKAIHLQTPADFPYASLFKLARRKWPDAPLSSFSCWEPINRGIIENNLGVHMESMPDPELAEAIAAYIHRHPDFKLMFIQLDHPDAAGHQHGFGTSGQLAQIAVTDQYAHRILGALREEGLLEDTWVITVTDHGGGGAHSHDHGSDHAMDMTITWGITGPAVNAGPIQTPVGIMDTAAVTAHVLDLPAQDYWEGTIPEGLFLSNL; this is translated from the coding sequence ATGGCACAAAGAGTCGTCATTCTTGGAATCGACGGGGCGGGCGGATTCATCCGCCAAGCAGACGCCCCTCATCTCCATGCGCTTCTGCAAAGCGGAGCCTACACCTATGAGGCCCGGACCGTGTATCCCAGCATTAGCGCAGAGTGCTGGGGCTCGCTCCTATACGGCTTGAGCCCGGATCGTCACGGGTTTAACAACGACAAAGCAATCCATCTGCAGACCCCTGCCGACTTCCCCTACGCCTCGCTCTTCAAGCTGGCCCGCCGGAAGTGGCCGGATGCGCCGTTATCCTCGTTCAGCTGCTGGGAGCCGATCAACAGGGGGATCATCGAAAATAACCTGGGCGTCCATATGGAATCCATGCCGGACCCTGAGCTGGCGGAAGCCATCGCCGCATATATTCATCGGCATCCCGATTTCAAGCTGATGTTTATCCAGCTTGACCATCCGGACGCCGCCGGCCATCAACACGGCTTCGGCACGTCCGGTCAACTCGCCCAAATTGCCGTTACGGATCAATACGCTCATCGAATCTTGGGAGCATTGCGCGAAGAAGGACTGCTAGAGGATACCTGGGTCATTACCGTGACCGATCACGGCGGGGGCGGCGCCCATTCGCATGATCACGGCAGCGACCATGCGATGGATATGACCATCACGTGGGGTATTACGGGCCCTGCCGTGAACGCCGGTCCCATCCAAACGCCGGTCGGCATTATGGATACGGCTGCCGTTACGGCGCATGTGCTGGATTTGCCTGCACAAGATTACTGGGAGGGAACCATTCCCGAAGGATTGTTTTTATCAAATTTATGA
- a CDS encoding DMT family transporter yields the protein MELLALLLVLSSGLTHALWNLFTKRSIHKSVFLWCIHSVTLIILMPYFLIEMSQLTLSPKVYGFILLSMTIQGGYILLLSKAYTHGDMSQVYPFMRGLGAMLTSLCSLVLFHEQISRAGVIGLSVIIISLFALSGIRAGSRRNVNVKALGYACLVGLCISGYTLTDKAILDAGVSPVLLIQLSNISYFVALIIPVLRSGQLQREWSVNWRTILLGSVLAPGSYLLFLFAMRLTPLAHIAPIREISTVFGTIFGILVLREQQGSRRIVTSALITLGIITIAVWG from the coding sequence ATGGAGCTTCTGGCCCTGCTTCTGGTACTGTCGTCCGGTCTGACGCATGCGCTCTGGAATCTGTTTACGAAACGAAGCATTCATAAATCGGTATTTCTCTGGTGCATCCACTCGGTAACCTTGATCATTCTGATGCCCTATTTCTTGATCGAGATGTCGCAGCTCACGCTGAGCCCGAAAGTGTACGGCTTCATTCTGCTGTCCATGACCATACAAGGAGGCTATATCCTCCTGCTCTCCAAGGCTTACACGCATGGGGATATGTCCCAGGTCTATCCGTTCATGCGGGGGCTCGGCGCCATGCTGACTTCACTATGCAGCCTGGTCCTATTCCATGAGCAGATAAGCAGAGCCGGCGTAATTGGGTTATCCGTCATTATTATCTCTTTATTCGCCTTATCCGGAATCCGGGCCGGCTCACGTCGCAACGTGAATGTTAAAGCGCTTGGTTACGCCTGCCTGGTGGGGCTGTGCATTTCGGGCTATACGCTCACGGACAAGGCGATTCTGGATGCCGGAGTTTCCCCCGTGCTGTTAATCCAGTTATCGAATATCAGTTATTTCGTCGCGCTAATCATCCCTGTCCTGCGATCCGGGCAACTTCAGCGGGAATGGTCCGTCAACTGGCGCACCATACTGCTCGGCTCTGTTCTCGCGCCAGGCTCATACCTGTTATTTCTGTTCGCCATGAGGCTCACGCCGCTTGCCCATATTGCGCCGATCCGCGAGATCAGCACCGTATTCGGCACGATATTCGGCATTCTCGTCCTCCGGGAACAACAAGGCTCGCGCCGCATCGTGACGTCTGCACTGATTACATTAGGCATCATCACTATCGCTGTCTGGGGATAG